ATCCTCTGCCATTGGCCCGATGCCGCTTCCATCGGCCAGGCCTGGTTCGAGCTCAAGCACCCCGGCAGAAGTGTGCCCAGCCCGATGCTCGTGCTCGATGCCTATCTCGTCGGTGCTCCGCCGTTCCTCAGCAAGGCCCAGCGTGATCAGGTGGGTGACTGGTACCGCAGCAAGGTGAGTGCCAATCCTGAGTACACCGATGCCGTCACCGGGGCGGCCAAGGCTTTTGTGCTGATCGGCGATCTCAATGCAAGTGCCGCTGGCATGGCCTGGCAAACGATCATTCCCGATCTGCTCGAGCAGGGTCACGACCTTGAGTTCAGCGTCACCAAGGAACAGGTGACAGCTGCAGCGGCCCGCTGGATTGTTGCGGTAGCTGACACCTTCGCGGCACCATCGCTGGATTAACGCGAGCGATTGATGGGTCTTCAGCTGGTTTCCGCCGATTACCTCCACGAAGACGGCATCACCTATCGAATCCGCCGCGACAACCTCCAGCAGGACTTCACCATTGAGGAAAAGCGCAATGGTTCCTGGGTCGACTGCGGCCTCGATCAGGCGGTGAAGGATGTGAACTTCGCTGAGTTCAAGCGCCTCGGTCTCCTGATCAAGAAGGTGATGGATGCCGACCAGTGGCTGGCTTGAGCTGATCGGAGTCGCGACTCCTGGCCGAACGCGCCAGGATGTAACGAATTCGTTACACGACTCTCATGACTGTCGGAGAAATTTTCCTCGAGAGCCTGTCCACCGGAGTGATCACCGAGCATGAGGTGAGCTGGCTGACCTCGCACCAGAGCAGTTTTGCCCGTCCGGAAGAAGCTGCTGCGATTCGGCTGGGTCGCCTGATGGACCAGGGAGAGATCAACCTCGGCTGTCGCCTGCCTGAGCCGATGCTGCGCCACCAGGAGGTGTTGGTGGATTGGATCGAACCTCTGGGCCGCCGTCGTCACCGCGCTGCCGCCTGAACCAGCAGGCCGTCCTTCGGGCTGGGGCTGGGAATCAGCTGCAGAGCCAGGTCTTGATCTGGCTGCAGCTGCAGCTCCACCGCCTGGAGCAAGCCAACCGCCATTAGGCGGATCTCCAGTTCCGCCAGTGCCTTGCCAAGGCAGACCCGCTCGCCGCCGCCGAAGGGCAACAACGTTTGCCCGAAGGATCCATCCAGATGCCGTTGCGGCCGGAATGCCGCAAGGTCTGCGTCGTCGTTGTCGGATGCCGGGCTCAACACCACCTGAACCACGCTGCCCTGCGGAATGGCCACCCCCGCCAGGGTGATCGGCGCCAGGCTGCGACGGAAGAACCCTCCCACCGGAGGCGTCAGCCGCATCACTTCCAGCACCGTGGCATCCAGCCGCGGCGACGTCACGCTTTCAGCCAATCCCTCCCGCAACCAGGTCTCGATCTCCGGGTTCAGTAGCAGCGCTCGAAACAGGCAGCTCAGTGACGATGCGGTGGTTTCGTAGCCGGCGAACAGCAGCAGCAGCAGTTGCTCGGCCAGGTCGTCATCGTCCAGGGGGATGCCGGCTTCATCCAGTCCGCCACTTAGGAGATCAAGGCCCCCTGCCTTGCTGTCCCGTTGCAGCTCAGCCTTGATCCGCTGCAACAGACGCTGACGTGCGGCCATGGCTTTGGCGAAGGGTGTTCCCGGGATCGCCAGCGGAATCGAGAACAGGGCCCGGGTCCAGATCTCGAAGTCGGCGAACAGGGCATCGCGGCTAGCGCCATCCAGCCCCAGCACCGTGGTGGCAATCACCGCAAATGCGAAGCGGCGCATCCGTGCCGCCAGCGGCAAAGGTTTCTCGGCGGTGACCAGCTCCTGGCACAGCTCTTCCACCAACTGCTGAATCGAAGGGGTGTAGCGCGCCAGAGCAGCGCTGGAGAACAGTTGCCCCACCACCCGCCGGCGCGCTTTGTGGCCTGTGCCATTGCGGTTCGCCAGCGACTTGCTGCCCAGCAGTTGCTGCACACTGTCGGGCCACCAACCCTCCAGGGCATCGCCCTGGCCCAGCAGGTCGGCGATGGCCCGTTCACCACGGATGAACACCATGCGCTGGGCCAGCAGCTTGGTTTCGAATACATCGCCGTAGGCCTGGAACCGCCGTTGGGCGAAGTCGGCTTGGGTGAAAAAGGCCAGGGTTTCCCCCAGTCCGCTCACGGCGCCCGTGCTGGGGAGGGGAATGGTCGTCATCGCAGCAGTGGGGGAATGGCTGTTTTAGGGCTGACAGTGCTGCAGGTGCTGGCTACCTGAAGGTGTGTGCTGCGCCAACTCTGTGGATCTCAAGTTCCTGGTCATGGTGCTGGTCTCCCATTTGATCAGCGCTGGTTTGTCCAAAACTGTTGCCGCCCAGAAGGCACGCAACAGCAACCGCTGGTTGTTGGCTGGCCTGTTGTTTGGTCCGTTGGGTCTGATCGCCGCCGTCGGGATGCCGGATCGTCATCAGATCGTCTATCTCCGTTATCTGGCCGAACAGCAGGGATACCAACCTCGCCATGCCTGTGGTGGGCAGAAGGGTGACACGGTGGCTTGAAAGCTGTGGCTTAAGGGCGTCAGCGGCAGCGTTGAAAGCGAACAATGCTGCGGGTCAGCCCTTTTTCGGGCCAGTTGGGCATCACCCTCCAGGGAGTGTGCACCGTGAGCAGATCACCGTCGATTGAGAAAAATCGGGTCTGTTCGGTGCCAACCCACTCGGGGTTCCAGGCCACATCCACCTTGGTGATCCAGCGATCACCCTCCAGGCGATAAATGCCGGTGTAGGCAATCATGCTGCTCAGCAGAGACGAGCGCTCCTCGGCGCTGGCTCCTGGTTGCCGTCCTTCGGCCGAGAGCATGAAGGAGAGACGTCCTTCCGGTGTGAAGATCACATATCCGGTGGGGTGATCGCCCATTGGCGCAAAGGTGTTGCCATTGGATTGTTCTTCCACGCTGTAGCTCAACAGCTGCCAGGCGCCATGAACTGTGGGTGGAGTGATGGCTTGGGCGGGTTGAACTGAACTGACGCTCACAACTGAACCTGTTCCTGACGGGCAACCTATCGATCGCCATTCAGCTTCTACAGCTTGAATCTCTGGATTCCTGTCAAATTGAAGCCATTGAATGCCGATCCAGTAACAACAACCACGAAACTGCTCGGGTTTTGATGGCGTCGTCCTGCGCTGCGCGTCGATGGCTGACTGGTGCAAGCGGACGTGGAGGTTCATGGTGATCCGTCCTGATTGACAGCCAGCAAGCGTTTTCTGGAGTTGGATCTGGTCTGAAACTCACAACCTGATGTTGGTTCGTGTTGACCAACCAACCGACGCCCCCCTGATCAGGATCTGATTGGAACTGAGAGTCGGTGTCTGTCATCTCGTTCAATCTTCGATTCCATCTGTTGGCATTTGATGGCTGTGTCAAACCATCCACCCACGGCGATCGAGTTTGTCGCTTGATTCTTGCTCGCAATCCGTTGCATCGGTCGGCTTCATCGATCGGGTTTATCGATCGAGCCTGCGGTATTGAAAGACTTCCGAGCAAATCAACTGAAATCAGCTTTTTTATCCCCTTGTGATCTTGCAAATATGGGGTCTAATACGTGGGTCTCGTTCTCACAGTCCCATGCTTACCGGAGCTGAATTGCTCAACCGCGTCAAGGAACTTGGCGATTGCGCCAAAACAGATCTGGCCAAAGGTTGTGGCTATGTCGTCACCAAGAAAGACGGCTCTGAACAGGTGAAATTCACGGCGTTCTACGAGGCTCTGCTGGAAGCCAAAGGCCTCTCTTTCTCTACCGGTGGATCCGGTGTTGGTAAGGGTGGTCGCAAGCTTTCTTACAAAGCTGTGGTTCAGGGCAACGGCAATCTGCTGATTGGTAAGGCCTACACCGCCATTCTTGAACTGCAGCCTGGCGATGAATACGAAATCAAGCTGGGACGTAAGCAGATCCGCCTGATTCCCGTGGGTGGTTCTGAAGAAGAGGATTGATTTCATTTCTGGTTCAGCAGAAACAACATTTCTCCCTGTGGCCCCTTAGGTTCCACGGGGAATTTTTTTTGCTCCAATGCCCTACCAACCCACCAAGGAGCATTTGGACCATCACATTCCAGACACCTTCAAGAGCATCAACAACATGATGCGGCAGCTGAAGCAAGACATCGGAATGGATGACCGCTACATCGCTCTGATGCTTGATGCGTTGTCGCGGGAATATTCAGCCAAGCAGCCGATTGGTGATGGTTTCGGCTTCCGCTGAACGTTGAAGGGCTGTTCCAATCAACCTGTTCCAATCAACCTGTTCCAATCAACCTGTTGCTACCAACCGGTGGAATGGCGCCTCTGTTCACCGATGAAACGACTCCTGCTCGTCCACAACCTGGTGCATGGTCAGAGCGTTGTTCATGAATTAGACGACAAAGATTTCGCCGTGGAGTTGGTGGAGGGCGATCCCGAGGTCGATGAGCAGGGGGAGATGGACGTGGAAAGTCGTTTTTTCATCCGGGTCGACACCGAATGATTCCGGTGAGCAGCTCAGCACAGAGGTGATTGGTTCCACTTGATCAGCGCTATTTCGAAGGCATCAGTTGGTGGATCGTGATGTCGACGCGCTACGTGCTTCGGACGGGAGAAATCATTCTCTCCAATCGCAACCCTGAGGGGCTTGATGTCTACTGCTACCGAACGGGCTACAACCACCACACCTGTCTATTGCTCTCCGAGCAATCCGAGGCGGACTTTCTGCTCCGCTATGGATCGGAGGAGTTGAACGTGGCCTACCCAGGCTGACTGCTGCCTTGGCCCTTCCCCCAGGCCCTTGACGCTGCTCAGATCGTGGCCTGAATGGGTTGGCATCAAGGCAATTCCATGGATGACGTCAGGCTGCAACTGCTGCTTCAGGAGGCTGAGGACCATCTCCGTTCCCGCAGCTGCCGTCAACGCTATGAGCGCGCCGTCGTTCGTCTGCCCGACAGCCGCCGTGGCATCTGGTTCGGTGATGACAAGCGTGCTGCCTGATCCTCTGTATTGGTGCTGAGCGGCTGCACATCCAGCTTGATCTTGGGGCGATCGCCCTCAGCTGACGGCTGACGGTATTGCGGCTGGTGCCTTGCAGGACGACTCCAGGGGGGCATGCAGCAAGTCGAAGACCGAATCGATGCGCTCAGCTTCCACTTGAGAAATGGAGAGCATCAAGGCCAATAGATCAAGCCGGCGCCGCTCCTCGGCTGAATAGGGCCCGTCGGAGCGCATCAGTTCCGAGGCCATGGCGTAGGCCGTGAGGGCCTGATCGGCCGAGAGCACTTTGGCTGCCTCCACCATCAGAGCTTTGGTGCCCCGCTCCA
Above is a genomic segment from Synechococcus sp. UW69 containing:
- a CDS encoding tellurite resistance TerB family protein, whose protein sequence is MNVVTAFAAVGLTAVSWDETLSRAGARAFRHALDYREPYCRMSDNELVLLMDAVLAMRLERGTKALMVEAAKVLSADQALTAYAMASELMRSDGPYSAEERRRLDLLALMLSISQVEAERIDSVFDLLHAPLESSCKAPAAIPSAVS
- a CDS encoding AbrB family transcriptional regulator codes for the protein MLTGAELLNRVKELGDCAKTDLAKGCGYVVTKKDGSEQVKFTAFYEALLEAKGLSFSTGGSGVGKGGRKLSYKAVVQGNGNLLIGKAYTAILELQPGDEYEIKLGRKQIRLIPVGGSEEED
- a CDS encoding lipocalin-like domain-containing protein gives rise to the protein MSVSSVQPAQAITPPTVHGAWQLLSYSVEEQSNGNTFAPMGDHPTGYVIFTPEGRLSFMLSAEGRQPGASAEERSSLLSSMIAYTGIYRLEGDRWITKVDVAWNPEWVGTEQTRFFSIDGDLLTVHTPWRVMPNWPEKGLTRSIVRFQRCR
- a CDS encoding cytochrome P450; translated protein: MTTIPLPSTGAVSGLGETLAFFTQADFAQRRFQAYGDVFETKLLAQRMVFIRGERAIADLLGQGDALEGWWPDSVQQLLGSKSLANRNGTGHKARRRVVGQLFSSAALARYTPSIQQLVEELCQELVTAEKPLPLAARMRRFAFAVIATTVLGLDGASRDALFADFEIWTRALFSIPLAIPGTPFAKAMAARQRLLQRIKAELQRDSKAGGLDLLSGGLDEAGIPLDDDDLAEQLLLLLFAGYETTASSLSCLFRALLLNPEIETWLREGLAESVTSPRLDATVLEVMRLTPPVGGFFRRSLAPITLAGVAIPQGSVVQVVLSPASDNDDADLAAFRPQRHLDGSFGQTLLPFGGGERVCLGKALAELEIRLMAVGLLQAVELQLQPDQDLALQLIPSPSPKDGLLVQAAAR